Proteins encoded together in one Anguilla anguilla isolate fAngAng1 chromosome 9, fAngAng1.pri, whole genome shotgun sequence window:
- the aifm1 gene encoding apoptosis-inducing factor 1, mitochondrial isoform X2: protein MLKCKAVWQKLAPLARDSSTLCRQNMKRTVLKCGCRPTLVPRAQMSSKIPGGENMAYYILVGGTFLGAGYYAYKTLSGDKRRYEERITEMSSRSSPLSGEQPMTFLQPELKEAEPSEEPEAQIVEEGAAVESEAPVLEGGEPQEQTAEGAAAAEEEGAAPPGPEEPTAPSETVELTETQEPVEVSHSLTVESEATLATETAAEEAPEEIAGPAVEMEPALSDQPVPEEPPAPLPPPVVESEPAPEAPPHAEEPAEPPSAPAIQSEPEPAPTPVLETIADQPSTPKVESEPALAAAPISEEPPVEHSKAAPASEPAPEPAPVEHAEPAASSVQSEPALVAESAPAESAEQPPSPASQSAPAAEDSAADPLGPEPVAAEPVAAEPVAAEPSATEPVAAEPLAAESPAAEAVAALPEIPAHAPYLLIGGGTASFAAARSIRARDPGARVLIVTEEPDLPYMRPPLSKELWFSDDPTATETLRFKQWNGKERSIYFQPPSFYVSPQDLPKVENGGVAVLTSKKVVHMDVRGNKVRLDDDTEISYDKCLIATGGIPRNMQVIERAGEEVRKKVTLFRRISDFKSLEKIAREVKSITIIGGGFLGSELACALGRKSNESGLEVVQMFPEKGNMGKVLPEYLSNWTTEKVKREGVNVITDALVKNVSFKDDRVEIKLKDGRMVTTDHIVAAVGLEPSVELAKSAGLEVDADFGGFRVNAELQARSNIWVAGDAACFYDIRLGRRRVEHHDHAVVSGRLAGENMTGANKPYWHQSMFWSDLGPDVGYEAIGIVDSSLPTVGVFAKATAKDTPRAATEISGTGIRSESETEAVASRVMPINPTVPLAPQQGDDYGKGVIFYLRDKVVVGIILWNVFNRMPIARKIIKDGEEHADLNEVAKLFNIHED, encoded by the exons ATGCTGAAGTGCAAAGCAGTGTGGCAAAAGTTGGCTCCGCTGGCCAGAGACTCGTCAACTTTATGTCGGCAAAATATGAAGAGAACAG TTTTGAAATGCGGGTGCAGGCCAACATTAGTTCCAAGGGCCCAGATGTCGTCAAAGATTCCTGGTGGAGAGAACATGGCATATTATATACTCGTGGGAGGAACTTTTCTTGGTGCGGGATACTAT GCATACAAAACACTTTCTGGAGATAAGAGAAGATATGAGGAGAGAATTACAGAAATGTCTTCAAGATCAAGTCCCCTGTCCGGAGAGCAGCCAATGACATTTCTACAGCCTGAACTTAAAG AAGCTGAACCTTCAGAAG AGCCTGAGGCACAAATCGTCGAAGAAGGTGCCGCGGTGGAGAGCGAGGCTCCCGTTTTAGAAGGAGGAGAACCTCAGGAGCAGACTGCAGAGGGGGCGGCAGCCGCAGAAGAGGAGGGCGCAGCGCCCCCCGGCCCGGAGGAGCCCACGGCCCCTAGCGAAACGGTCGAATTGACCGAAACTCAAG AGCCTGTAGAAGTGTCACATTCCCTCACAGTGGAGAGCG AAGCCACGCTTGCCACGGAAACGGCTGCTGAAGAAGCGCCTGAGGAGATTGCTGGCCCTGCAGTTGAGATGG AACCAGCGCTATCGGACCAGCCCGTCCCAGAGGAACCGCCAGCACCCCTTCCCCCGCCGGTGGTGGAGAGTG AACCTGCTCCTGAAGCCCCACCCCATGCAGAAGAACCAGCGGAACCTCCTTCTGCACCAGCCATCCAGAGCG AACCAGAACCTGCACCAACACCAGTGTTAGAAACAATAGCAGATCAGCCATCCACACCTAAGGTAGAGAGTG AACCTGCCCTGGCCGCCGCGCCCATCTCAGAAGAACCCCCAGTGGAGCATTCTAAAGCAGCCCCCGCTAGCG AACCCGCACCGGAACCCGCCCCCGTGGAGCACGCGGAACCTGCCGCGTCCTCGGTGCAGAGCG AACCTGCCCTCGTAGCAGAGAGTGCTCCGGCGGAGTCAGCAGAGCAGCCCCCATCACCCGCGTCACAGAGTG CTCCGGCGGCAGAAGATTCGGCGGCGGACCCTCTGGGACCGGAACCTGTGGCAGCAGAACCTGTGGCAGCAGAACCTGTGGCGGCGGAACCCTCGGCAACGGAGCCTGTGGCGGCGGAACCTCTGGCAGCGGAATCGCCGGCCGCCGAAGCGGTCGCCGCCCTCCCCGAAATCCCTGCCCACGCTCCCTACCTGCTGATCGGGGGTGGCACCGCCTCCTTTGCTGCCGCCAGGTCCATTCGGGCCCGGGATCCCGGAGCCAGG GTGCTGATCGTTACTGAAGAGCCGGACCTGCCGTACATGCGACCTCCGCTCTCCAAGGAGCTCTGGTTCTCCGATGACCCCACCGCCACGGAAACCCTTCGATTCAAGCAGTGGAACGGCAAAGAGAGAAG TATCTATTTCCAGCCTCCCTCATTCTACGTCAGTCCTCAGGATTTGCCAAAGGTTGAAAATGGTGGTGTGGCTGTTCTCACCAGCAAAAAG GTGGTGCACATGGATGTGAGAGGAAACAAAGTGCGTCTGGACGACGACACTGAGATCTCCTACGACAAGTGCCTGATCGCCACAG gtGGAATACCACGAAACATGCAGGTCATTGAGAGGGCAGGGGAAGAAGTGAGAAAGAAGGTTACTCTGTTCCGGAGG ATAAGTGACTTCAAATCCTTGGAGAAAATTGCCAGGGAGGTCAAGTCGATCACCATCATTGGAGGAGGATTCCTTGGAAGTGAACTGGCTTGTGCTCTGGGCAGGAAAT CAAATGAATCTGGCTTGGAGGTCGTCCAGATGTTCCCAGAGAAGGGTAACATGGGCAAGGTCCTTCCAGAGTATCTGAGCAACTGGACAACGGAGAAAGTGAAGAGAG AGGGGGTAAACGTCATTACGGATGCACTTGTGAAGAACGTCAGCTTCAAGGACGACAGAGTGGAAATCAAGCTGAAGGATGGGCGAATG GTGACGACTGATCACATCGTAGCTGCTGTTGGGCTGGAGCCCAGTGTGGAGCTTGCCAAATCGGCAGGTCTGGAGGTGGATGCGGACTTTGGAGGGTTCAGAGTCAACGCTGAACTGCAAGCTCGCTCCAATATTTGGGTG GCTGGTGACGCTGCCTGCTTCTATGACATCAGACTAGGCCGCCGGCGTGTGGAGCACCATGACCACGCGGTGGTTAGCGGCAGGCTCGCCGGAGAGAATATGACCGGGGCTAACAAACCCTACTGGCACCAGTCCATGTTCTG GAGTGACCTTGGCCCTGATGTGGGCTACGAAGCCATTGGGATTGTAGACAGCAGCCTCCCCACAGTCGGAGTATTTGCCAAAGCCACTGCTAAAGATACCCCCAGAGCTGCAACAGAGATATCAG GAACTGGAATTCGTTCTGAGAGCGAGACCGAAGCTGTCGCCAGCAGAGTGATGCCTATAAACCCGACTGTCCCGCTGGCTCCGCAGCAGGGAGATGACTACGGGAAGGGAGTGATCTTCTACCTGCGTGACAAGGTGGTGGTGGGAATAATCCTGTGGAACGTCTTCAACAGAATGCCCATCGCTAGGAAG ATCATAAAAGATGGAGAAGAGCATGCCGATCTGAATGAGGTCGCCAAGCTTTTCAACATTCACGAAGACTGA
- the aifm1 gene encoding apoptosis-inducing factor 1, mitochondrial isoform X3, which produces MLKCKAVWQKLAPLARDSSTLCRQNMKRTVLKCGCRPTLVPRAQMSSKIPGGENMAYYILVGGTFLGAGYYAYKTLSGDKRRYEERITEMSSRSSPLSGEQPMTFLQPELKEEAEPSEEPEAQIVEEGAAVESEAPVLEGGEPQEQTAEGAAAAEEEGAAPPGPEEPTAPSETVELTETQEATLATETAAEEAPEEIAGPAVEMEPALSDQPVPEEPPAPLPPPVVESEPAPEAPPHAEEPAEPPSAPAIQSEPEPAPTPVLETIADQPSTPKVESEPALAAAPISEEPPVEHSKAAPASEPAPEPAPVEHAEPAASSVQSEPALVAESAPAESAEQPPSPASQSAPAAEDSAADPLGPEPVAAEPVAAEPVAAEPSATEPVAAEPLAAESPAAEAVAALPEIPAHAPYLLIGGGTASFAAARSIRARDPGARVLIVTEEPDLPYMRPPLSKELWFSDDPTATETLRFKQWNGKERSIYFQPPSFYVSPQDLPKVENGGVAVLTSKKVVHMDVRGNKVRLDDDTEISYDKCLIATGGIPRNMQVIERAGEEVRKKVTLFRRISDFKSLEKIAREVKSITIIGGGFLGSELACALGRKSNESGLEVVQMFPEKGNMGKVLPEYLSNWTTEKVKREGVNVITDALVKNVSFKDDRVEIKLKDGRMVTTDHIVAAVGLEPSVELAKSAGLEVDADFGGFRVNAELQARSNIWVAGDAACFYDIRLGRRRVEHHDHAVVSGRLAGENMTGANKPYWHQSMFWSDLGPDVGYEAIGIVDSSLPTVGVFAKATAKDTPRAATEISGTGIRSESETEAVASRVMPINPTVPLAPQQGDDYGKGVIFYLRDKVVVGIILWNVFNRMPIARKIIKDGEEHADLNEVAKLFNIHED; this is translated from the exons ATGCTGAAGTGCAAAGCAGTGTGGCAAAAGTTGGCTCCGCTGGCCAGAGACTCGTCAACTTTATGTCGGCAAAATATGAAGAGAACAG TTTTGAAATGCGGGTGCAGGCCAACATTAGTTCCAAGGGCCCAGATGTCGTCAAAGATTCCTGGTGGAGAGAACATGGCATATTATATACTCGTGGGAGGAACTTTTCTTGGTGCGGGATACTAT GCATACAAAACACTTTCTGGAGATAAGAGAAGATATGAGGAGAGAATTACAGAAATGTCTTCAAGATCAAGTCCCCTGTCCGGAGAGCAGCCAATGACATTTCTACAGCCTGAACTTAAAG AAGAAGCTGAACCTTCAGAAG AGCCTGAGGCACAAATCGTCGAAGAAGGTGCCGCGGTGGAGAGCGAGGCTCCCGTTTTAGAAGGAGGAGAACCTCAGGAGCAGACTGCAGAGGGGGCGGCAGCCGCAGAAGAGGAGGGCGCAGCGCCCCCCGGCCCGGAGGAGCCCACGGCCCCTAGCGAAACGGTCGAATTGACCGAAACTCAAG AAGCCACGCTTGCCACGGAAACGGCTGCTGAAGAAGCGCCTGAGGAGATTGCTGGCCCTGCAGTTGAGATGG AACCAGCGCTATCGGACCAGCCCGTCCCAGAGGAACCGCCAGCACCCCTTCCCCCGCCGGTGGTGGAGAGTG AACCTGCTCCTGAAGCCCCACCCCATGCAGAAGAACCAGCGGAACCTCCTTCTGCACCAGCCATCCAGAGCG AACCAGAACCTGCACCAACACCAGTGTTAGAAACAATAGCAGATCAGCCATCCACACCTAAGGTAGAGAGTG AACCTGCCCTGGCCGCCGCGCCCATCTCAGAAGAACCCCCAGTGGAGCATTCTAAAGCAGCCCCCGCTAGCG AACCCGCACCGGAACCCGCCCCCGTGGAGCACGCGGAACCTGCCGCGTCCTCGGTGCAGAGCG AACCTGCCCTCGTAGCAGAGAGTGCTCCGGCGGAGTCAGCAGAGCAGCCCCCATCACCCGCGTCACAGAGTG CTCCGGCGGCAGAAGATTCGGCGGCGGACCCTCTGGGACCGGAACCTGTGGCAGCAGAACCTGTGGCAGCAGAACCTGTGGCGGCGGAACCCTCGGCAACGGAGCCTGTGGCGGCGGAACCTCTGGCAGCGGAATCGCCGGCCGCCGAAGCGGTCGCCGCCCTCCCCGAAATCCCTGCCCACGCTCCCTACCTGCTGATCGGGGGTGGCACCGCCTCCTTTGCTGCCGCCAGGTCCATTCGGGCCCGGGATCCCGGAGCCAGG GTGCTGATCGTTACTGAAGAGCCGGACCTGCCGTACATGCGACCTCCGCTCTCCAAGGAGCTCTGGTTCTCCGATGACCCCACCGCCACGGAAACCCTTCGATTCAAGCAGTGGAACGGCAAAGAGAGAAG TATCTATTTCCAGCCTCCCTCATTCTACGTCAGTCCTCAGGATTTGCCAAAGGTTGAAAATGGTGGTGTGGCTGTTCTCACCAGCAAAAAG GTGGTGCACATGGATGTGAGAGGAAACAAAGTGCGTCTGGACGACGACACTGAGATCTCCTACGACAAGTGCCTGATCGCCACAG gtGGAATACCACGAAACATGCAGGTCATTGAGAGGGCAGGGGAAGAAGTGAGAAAGAAGGTTACTCTGTTCCGGAGG ATAAGTGACTTCAAATCCTTGGAGAAAATTGCCAGGGAGGTCAAGTCGATCACCATCATTGGAGGAGGATTCCTTGGAAGTGAACTGGCTTGTGCTCTGGGCAGGAAAT CAAATGAATCTGGCTTGGAGGTCGTCCAGATGTTCCCAGAGAAGGGTAACATGGGCAAGGTCCTTCCAGAGTATCTGAGCAACTGGACAACGGAGAAAGTGAAGAGAG AGGGGGTAAACGTCATTACGGATGCACTTGTGAAGAACGTCAGCTTCAAGGACGACAGAGTGGAAATCAAGCTGAAGGATGGGCGAATG GTGACGACTGATCACATCGTAGCTGCTGTTGGGCTGGAGCCCAGTGTGGAGCTTGCCAAATCGGCAGGTCTGGAGGTGGATGCGGACTTTGGAGGGTTCAGAGTCAACGCTGAACTGCAAGCTCGCTCCAATATTTGGGTG GCTGGTGACGCTGCCTGCTTCTATGACATCAGACTAGGCCGCCGGCGTGTGGAGCACCATGACCACGCGGTGGTTAGCGGCAGGCTCGCCGGAGAGAATATGACCGGGGCTAACAAACCCTACTGGCACCAGTCCATGTTCTG GAGTGACCTTGGCCCTGATGTGGGCTACGAAGCCATTGGGATTGTAGACAGCAGCCTCCCCACAGTCGGAGTATTTGCCAAAGCCACTGCTAAAGATACCCCCAGAGCTGCAACAGAGATATCAG GAACTGGAATTCGTTCTGAGAGCGAGACCGAAGCTGTCGCCAGCAGAGTGATGCCTATAAACCCGACTGTCCCGCTGGCTCCGCAGCAGGGAGATGACTACGGGAAGGGAGTGATCTTCTACCTGCGTGACAAGGTGGTGGTGGGAATAATCCTGTGGAACGTCTTCAACAGAATGCCCATCGCTAGGAAG ATCATAAAAGATGGAGAAGAGCATGCCGATCTGAATGAGGTCGCCAAGCTTTTCAACATTCACGAAGACTGA
- the aifm1 gene encoding apoptosis-inducing factor 1, mitochondrial isoform X5, whose translation MLKCKAVWQKLAPLARDSSTLCRQNMKRTVLKCGCRPTLVPRAQMSSKIPGGENMAYYILVGGTFLGAGYYAYKTLSGDKRRYEERITEMSSRSSPLSGEQPMTFLQPELKEAEPSEEATLATETAAEEAPEEIAGPAVEMEPALSDQPVPEEPPAPLPPPVVESEPAPEAPPHAEEPAEPPSAPAIQSEPEPAPTPVLETIADQPSTPKVESEPALAAAPISEEPPVEHSKAAPASEPAPEPAPVEHAEPAASSVQSEPALVAESAPAESAEQPPSPASQSAPAAEDSAADPLGPEPVAAEPVAAEPVAAEPSATEPVAAEPLAAESPAAEAVAALPEIPAHAPYLLIGGGTASFAAARSIRARDPGARVLIVTEEPDLPYMRPPLSKELWFSDDPTATETLRFKQWNGKERSIYFQPPSFYVSPQDLPKVENGGVAVLTSKKVVHMDVRGNKVRLDDDTEISYDKCLIATGGIPRNMQVIERAGEEVRKKVTLFRRISDFKSLEKIAREVKSITIIGGGFLGSELACALGRKSNESGLEVVQMFPEKGNMGKVLPEYLSNWTTEKVKREGVNVITDALVKNVSFKDDRVEIKLKDGRMVTTDHIVAAVGLEPSVELAKSAGLEVDADFGGFRVNAELQARSNIWVAGDAACFYDIRLGRRRVEHHDHAVVSGRLAGENMTGANKPYWHQSMFWSDLGPDVGYEAIGIVDSSLPTVGVFAKATAKDTPRAATEISGTGIRSESETEAVASRVMPINPTVPLAPQQGDDYGKGVIFYLRDKVVVGIILWNVFNRMPIARKIIKDGEEHADLNEVAKLFNIHED comes from the exons ATGCTGAAGTGCAAAGCAGTGTGGCAAAAGTTGGCTCCGCTGGCCAGAGACTCGTCAACTTTATGTCGGCAAAATATGAAGAGAACAG TTTTGAAATGCGGGTGCAGGCCAACATTAGTTCCAAGGGCCCAGATGTCGTCAAAGATTCCTGGTGGAGAGAACATGGCATATTATATACTCGTGGGAGGAACTTTTCTTGGTGCGGGATACTAT GCATACAAAACACTTTCTGGAGATAAGAGAAGATATGAGGAGAGAATTACAGAAATGTCTTCAAGATCAAGTCCCCTGTCCGGAGAGCAGCCAATGACATTTCTACAGCCTGAACTTAAAG AAGCTGAACCTTCAGAAG AAGCCACGCTTGCCACGGAAACGGCTGCTGAAGAAGCGCCTGAGGAGATTGCTGGCCCTGCAGTTGAGATGG AACCAGCGCTATCGGACCAGCCCGTCCCAGAGGAACCGCCAGCACCCCTTCCCCCGCCGGTGGTGGAGAGTG AACCTGCTCCTGAAGCCCCACCCCATGCAGAAGAACCAGCGGAACCTCCTTCTGCACCAGCCATCCAGAGCG AACCAGAACCTGCACCAACACCAGTGTTAGAAACAATAGCAGATCAGCCATCCACACCTAAGGTAGAGAGTG AACCTGCCCTGGCCGCCGCGCCCATCTCAGAAGAACCCCCAGTGGAGCATTCTAAAGCAGCCCCCGCTAGCG AACCCGCACCGGAACCCGCCCCCGTGGAGCACGCGGAACCTGCCGCGTCCTCGGTGCAGAGCG AACCTGCCCTCGTAGCAGAGAGTGCTCCGGCGGAGTCAGCAGAGCAGCCCCCATCACCCGCGTCACAGAGTG CTCCGGCGGCAGAAGATTCGGCGGCGGACCCTCTGGGACCGGAACCTGTGGCAGCAGAACCTGTGGCAGCAGAACCTGTGGCGGCGGAACCCTCGGCAACGGAGCCTGTGGCGGCGGAACCTCTGGCAGCGGAATCGCCGGCCGCCGAAGCGGTCGCCGCCCTCCCCGAAATCCCTGCCCACGCTCCCTACCTGCTGATCGGGGGTGGCACCGCCTCCTTTGCTGCCGCCAGGTCCATTCGGGCCCGGGATCCCGGAGCCAGG GTGCTGATCGTTACTGAAGAGCCGGACCTGCCGTACATGCGACCTCCGCTCTCCAAGGAGCTCTGGTTCTCCGATGACCCCACCGCCACGGAAACCCTTCGATTCAAGCAGTGGAACGGCAAAGAGAGAAG TATCTATTTCCAGCCTCCCTCATTCTACGTCAGTCCTCAGGATTTGCCAAAGGTTGAAAATGGTGGTGTGGCTGTTCTCACCAGCAAAAAG GTGGTGCACATGGATGTGAGAGGAAACAAAGTGCGTCTGGACGACGACACTGAGATCTCCTACGACAAGTGCCTGATCGCCACAG gtGGAATACCACGAAACATGCAGGTCATTGAGAGGGCAGGGGAAGAAGTGAGAAAGAAGGTTACTCTGTTCCGGAGG ATAAGTGACTTCAAATCCTTGGAGAAAATTGCCAGGGAGGTCAAGTCGATCACCATCATTGGAGGAGGATTCCTTGGAAGTGAACTGGCTTGTGCTCTGGGCAGGAAAT CAAATGAATCTGGCTTGGAGGTCGTCCAGATGTTCCCAGAGAAGGGTAACATGGGCAAGGTCCTTCCAGAGTATCTGAGCAACTGGACAACGGAGAAAGTGAAGAGAG AGGGGGTAAACGTCATTACGGATGCACTTGTGAAGAACGTCAGCTTCAAGGACGACAGAGTGGAAATCAAGCTGAAGGATGGGCGAATG GTGACGACTGATCACATCGTAGCTGCTGTTGGGCTGGAGCCCAGTGTGGAGCTTGCCAAATCGGCAGGTCTGGAGGTGGATGCGGACTTTGGAGGGTTCAGAGTCAACGCTGAACTGCAAGCTCGCTCCAATATTTGGGTG GCTGGTGACGCTGCCTGCTTCTATGACATCAGACTAGGCCGCCGGCGTGTGGAGCACCATGACCACGCGGTGGTTAGCGGCAGGCTCGCCGGAGAGAATATGACCGGGGCTAACAAACCCTACTGGCACCAGTCCATGTTCTG GAGTGACCTTGGCCCTGATGTGGGCTACGAAGCCATTGGGATTGTAGACAGCAGCCTCCCCACAGTCGGAGTATTTGCCAAAGCCACTGCTAAAGATACCCCCAGAGCTGCAACAGAGATATCAG GAACTGGAATTCGTTCTGAGAGCGAGACCGAAGCTGTCGCCAGCAGAGTGATGCCTATAAACCCGACTGTCCCGCTGGCTCCGCAGCAGGGAGATGACTACGGGAAGGGAGTGATCTTCTACCTGCGTGACAAGGTGGTGGTGGGAATAATCCTGTGGAACGTCTTCAACAGAATGCCCATCGCTAGGAAG ATCATAAAAGATGGAGAAGAGCATGCCGATCTGAATGAGGTCGCCAAGCTTTTCAACATTCACGAAGACTGA
- the aifm1 gene encoding apoptosis-inducing factor 1, mitochondrial isoform X4 produces MLKCKAVWQKLAPLARDSSTLCRQNMKRTVLKCGCRPTLVPRAQMSSKIPGGENMAYYILVGGTFLGAGYYAYKTLSGDKRRYEERITEMSSRSSPLSGEQPMTFLQPELKEEAEPSEEATLATETAAEEAPEEIAGPAVEMEPALSDQPVPEEPPAPLPPPVVESEPAPEAPPHAEEPAEPPSAPAIQSEPEPAPTPVLETIADQPSTPKVESEPALAAAPISEEPPVEHSKAAPASEPAPEPAPVEHAEPAASSVQSEPALVAESAPAESAEQPPSPASQSAPAAEDSAADPLGPEPVAAEPVAAEPVAAEPSATEPVAAEPLAAESPAAEAVAALPEIPAHAPYLLIGGGTASFAAARSIRARDPGARVLIVTEEPDLPYMRPPLSKELWFSDDPTATETLRFKQWNGKERSIYFQPPSFYVSPQDLPKVENGGVAVLTSKKVVHMDVRGNKVRLDDDTEISYDKCLIATGGIPRNMQVIERAGEEVRKKVTLFRRISDFKSLEKIAREVKSITIIGGGFLGSELACALGRKSNESGLEVVQMFPEKGNMGKVLPEYLSNWTTEKVKREGVNVITDALVKNVSFKDDRVEIKLKDGRMVTTDHIVAAVGLEPSVELAKSAGLEVDADFGGFRVNAELQARSNIWVAGDAACFYDIRLGRRRVEHHDHAVVSGRLAGENMTGANKPYWHQSMFWSDLGPDVGYEAIGIVDSSLPTVGVFAKATAKDTPRAATEISGTGIRSESETEAVASRVMPINPTVPLAPQQGDDYGKGVIFYLRDKVVVGIILWNVFNRMPIARKIIKDGEEHADLNEVAKLFNIHED; encoded by the exons ATGCTGAAGTGCAAAGCAGTGTGGCAAAAGTTGGCTCCGCTGGCCAGAGACTCGTCAACTTTATGTCGGCAAAATATGAAGAGAACAG TTTTGAAATGCGGGTGCAGGCCAACATTAGTTCCAAGGGCCCAGATGTCGTCAAAGATTCCTGGTGGAGAGAACATGGCATATTATATACTCGTGGGAGGAACTTTTCTTGGTGCGGGATACTAT GCATACAAAACACTTTCTGGAGATAAGAGAAGATATGAGGAGAGAATTACAGAAATGTCTTCAAGATCAAGTCCCCTGTCCGGAGAGCAGCCAATGACATTTCTACAGCCTGAACTTAAAG AAGAAGCTGAACCTTCAGAAG AAGCCACGCTTGCCACGGAAACGGCTGCTGAAGAAGCGCCTGAGGAGATTGCTGGCCCTGCAGTTGAGATGG AACCAGCGCTATCGGACCAGCCCGTCCCAGAGGAACCGCCAGCACCCCTTCCCCCGCCGGTGGTGGAGAGTG AACCTGCTCCTGAAGCCCCACCCCATGCAGAAGAACCAGCGGAACCTCCTTCTGCACCAGCCATCCAGAGCG AACCAGAACCTGCACCAACACCAGTGTTAGAAACAATAGCAGATCAGCCATCCACACCTAAGGTAGAGAGTG AACCTGCCCTGGCCGCCGCGCCCATCTCAGAAGAACCCCCAGTGGAGCATTCTAAAGCAGCCCCCGCTAGCG AACCCGCACCGGAACCCGCCCCCGTGGAGCACGCGGAACCTGCCGCGTCCTCGGTGCAGAGCG AACCTGCCCTCGTAGCAGAGAGTGCTCCGGCGGAGTCAGCAGAGCAGCCCCCATCACCCGCGTCACAGAGTG CTCCGGCGGCAGAAGATTCGGCGGCGGACCCTCTGGGACCGGAACCTGTGGCAGCAGAACCTGTGGCAGCAGAACCTGTGGCGGCGGAACCCTCGGCAACGGAGCCTGTGGCGGCGGAACCTCTGGCAGCGGAATCGCCGGCCGCCGAAGCGGTCGCCGCCCTCCCCGAAATCCCTGCCCACGCTCCCTACCTGCTGATCGGGGGTGGCACCGCCTCCTTTGCTGCCGCCAGGTCCATTCGGGCCCGGGATCCCGGAGCCAGG GTGCTGATCGTTACTGAAGAGCCGGACCTGCCGTACATGCGACCTCCGCTCTCCAAGGAGCTCTGGTTCTCCGATGACCCCACCGCCACGGAAACCCTTCGATTCAAGCAGTGGAACGGCAAAGAGAGAAG TATCTATTTCCAGCCTCCCTCATTCTACGTCAGTCCTCAGGATTTGCCAAAGGTTGAAAATGGTGGTGTGGCTGTTCTCACCAGCAAAAAG GTGGTGCACATGGATGTGAGAGGAAACAAAGTGCGTCTGGACGACGACACTGAGATCTCCTACGACAAGTGCCTGATCGCCACAG gtGGAATACCACGAAACATGCAGGTCATTGAGAGGGCAGGGGAAGAAGTGAGAAAGAAGGTTACTCTGTTCCGGAGG ATAAGTGACTTCAAATCCTTGGAGAAAATTGCCAGGGAGGTCAAGTCGATCACCATCATTGGAGGAGGATTCCTTGGAAGTGAACTGGCTTGTGCTCTGGGCAGGAAAT CAAATGAATCTGGCTTGGAGGTCGTCCAGATGTTCCCAGAGAAGGGTAACATGGGCAAGGTCCTTCCAGAGTATCTGAGCAACTGGACAACGGAGAAAGTGAAGAGAG AGGGGGTAAACGTCATTACGGATGCACTTGTGAAGAACGTCAGCTTCAAGGACGACAGAGTGGAAATCAAGCTGAAGGATGGGCGAATG GTGACGACTGATCACATCGTAGCTGCTGTTGGGCTGGAGCCCAGTGTGGAGCTTGCCAAATCGGCAGGTCTGGAGGTGGATGCGGACTTTGGAGGGTTCAGAGTCAACGCTGAACTGCAAGCTCGCTCCAATATTTGGGTG GCTGGTGACGCTGCCTGCTTCTATGACATCAGACTAGGCCGCCGGCGTGTGGAGCACCATGACCACGCGGTGGTTAGCGGCAGGCTCGCCGGAGAGAATATGACCGGGGCTAACAAACCCTACTGGCACCAGTCCATGTTCTG GAGTGACCTTGGCCCTGATGTGGGCTACGAAGCCATTGGGATTGTAGACAGCAGCCTCCCCACAGTCGGAGTATTTGCCAAAGCCACTGCTAAAGATACCCCCAGAGCTGCAACAGAGATATCAG GAACTGGAATTCGTTCTGAGAGCGAGACCGAAGCTGTCGCCAGCAGAGTGATGCCTATAAACCCGACTGTCCCGCTGGCTCCGCAGCAGGGAGATGACTACGGGAAGGGAGTGATCTTCTACCTGCGTGACAAGGTGGTGGTGGGAATAATCCTGTGGAACGTCTTCAACAGAATGCCCATCGCTAGGAAG ATCATAAAAGATGGAGAAGAGCATGCCGATCTGAATGAGGTCGCCAAGCTTTTCAACATTCACGAAGACTGA